A region from the Janthinobacterium agaricidamnosum genome encodes:
- a CDS encoding DUF6616 family protein — MHYLLELYSPKPAWLALDGAARQAYFATVGAGMAALSGSGAEALAMGAINGGKLHAAPQQFYAVWRFPDEAALDALLAGIAATGWHDYFDTVNAAGPAVDFPGHLAQLAA; from the coding sequence ATGCATTACCTGTTAGAACTGTACAGCCCGAAACCGGCCTGGCTGGCCCTCGACGGCGCCGCGCGCCAGGCGTATTTCGCCACGGTGGGCGCCGGCATGGCGGCCTTGTCGGGCAGCGGCGCCGAAGCGCTGGCCATGGGCGCCATCAACGGCGGCAAGCTGCATGCGGCACCCCAGCAATTCTATGCCGTCTGGCGCTTCCCGGACGAGGCGGCACTGGACGCCTTGCTGGCCGGCATCGCCGCCACGGGCTGGCATGATTATTTCGACACCGTCAATGCGGCCGGTCCGGCCGTGGATTTTCCTGGCCACCTGGCGCAGCTGGCCGCCTAG
- a CDS encoding DUF1287 domain-containing protein, which translates to MPIKVFSLLMLAVAPMLASAAPATPQALVAAARSQVGVTLQYDPRYERLAYPGGDVPLERGVCTDVVVRAYRKLGQDLQVLVHEDMRKAWQVYQQQGRWQMKGPDRNIDHRRVPNLGTYFARHGTSLQPSKEANAYRAGDIVTWRLPRNLTHIGIVSDKQSWGGVPLIIHNIGEGAREENILFSYPITGHYRWQPR; encoded by the coding sequence ATGCCAATCAAAGTGTTCTCCCTCCTGATGCTTGCCGTGGCGCCCATGCTGGCGTCGGCAGCCCCTGCCACCCCGCAAGCGCTCGTCGCCGCCGCCCGCAGCCAGGTGGGCGTGACCCTGCAGTACGACCCGCGCTACGAGCGCCTCGCCTATCCGGGCGGCGACGTGCCGCTCGAACGCGGCGTGTGCACGGACGTGGTCGTGCGTGCCTACCGTAAACTTGGGCAGGATTTGCAGGTGCTCGTGCACGAAGACATGCGCAAGGCGTGGCAGGTGTACCAGCAGCAGGGACGCTGGCAGATGAAGGGGCCGGACCGCAACATCGACCACCGGCGCGTGCCGAACCTGGGTACGTATTTTGCCCGCCACGGCACCAGCCTGCAGCCAAGCAAGGAAGCAAACGCTTACCGCGCGGGCGACATCGTCACCTGGCGCCTGCCGCGCAACCTGACCCACATCGGCATCGTCAGCGACAAGCAGTCGTGGGGCGGCGTGCCGCTGATCATCCACAACATCGGCGAGGGCGCGCGCGAGGAAAACATTTTATTCAGCTATCCGATTACGGGGCACTATCGTTGGCAACCCCGTTGA
- the trxC gene encoding thioredoxin TrxC, translating into MTSTTPDSLHIVCPHCDAVNRLPAARLTEQPTCGKCQKELFTGQPVDLASARFLKHIERSDIPVLVDFWAPWCGPCRSMAPFYVQAARTLEPAFRVVKVNTEASPDLGSRFNIRSIPTLALFLRGVEVARQPGAIDANAIVAWARDKARF; encoded by the coding sequence ATGACCTCGACCACGCCAGACTCCCTGCACATCGTGTGCCCCCATTGCGACGCCGTCAACCGCCTGCCGGCGGCCCGGCTCACGGAACAGCCCACGTGCGGCAAGTGTCAGAAGGAGCTATTCACGGGCCAGCCCGTGGACCTGGCCAGCGCCCGTTTCCTCAAGCATATCGAACGCAGCGACATTCCCGTGCTGGTGGACTTCTGGGCGCCATGGTGCGGCCCGTGCCGCAGCATGGCGCCATTCTATGTGCAAGCAGCCAGGACCTTGGAACCAGCGTTTCGCGTCGTCAAGGTGAATACGGAAGCGTCGCCGGACCTGGGCAGCCGTTTCAATATCCGCAGCATTCCCACCCTGGCCCTGTTTTTGCGCGGCGTGGAAGTGGCGCGCCAGCCGGGCGCCATCGATGCCAACGCCATCGTTGCGTGGGCGAGGGACAAGGCGCGTTTCTAA
- a CDS encoding multidrug effflux MFS transporter, which yields MTKLLTWILAGLAMVGPLAIDTYLPSFPAITQDFNASPLLVQQTLSFFLFTFAFMMLFYGTLSDSFGRRPVILVSLVLYVIASVGAALAPSLGWLLAWRVLQGLSAGAGSVIGRAIVQDRYSGAAAQKILSHIMMVFALAPAIAPVLGGWLQVSLGWRWIFWFLTAFGVLMFVVVWRALPESLPKEQRHAFHLGGIAVNYWKVLCHRQFLLLSTAIGAAFGGFALYIGSAAYFIINILHLPETAFAWLFIPLISGMVFGSALSAKIAHRYSQGQMIWAGFILMLIAALANIGYNYVFAAEVPWAVLPLFFYSFALSIAMPPMTLMALNHFPNNSGLASSMQSFIQMLLFALVSGLVAPLLFDSALNLAYGVMAGLLVSLVCWVFAQGKAEA from the coding sequence ATGACTAAATTATTAACCTGGATTTTGGCGGGCCTGGCGATGGTCGGACCGCTTGCAATTGACACCTATCTGCCGTCTTTCCCCGCCATCACGCAAGATTTCAATGCCAGCCCCCTGCTGGTGCAGCAGACCCTGAGCTTTTTCCTGTTCACGTTCGCCTTCATGATGCTGTTTTACGGCACCCTGTCCGATTCGTTCGGCCGCCGTCCCGTGATCCTCGTCTCGCTGGTGCTGTATGTGATCGCTTCCGTGGGCGCCGCGCTGGCGCCGTCGCTGGGCTGGCTGCTGGCCTGGCGCGTGCTGCAGGGGCTCTCGGCGGGCGCCGGTTCCGTGATCGGCCGCGCCATCGTGCAAGACCGCTATTCCGGCGCCGCCGCGCAGAAAATCCTCTCGCACATCATGATGGTGTTCGCACTGGCGCCGGCCATCGCGCCCGTGCTGGGCGGCTGGCTGCAGGTCAGCCTGGGCTGGCGCTGGATCTTCTGGTTCCTGACGGCCTTCGGCGTGCTGATGTTCGTCGTCGTCTGGCGCGCGCTGCCGGAAAGCTTGCCGAAGGAGCAGCGCCACGCCTTCCACCTGGGCGGCATCGCCGTCAATTACTGGAAAGTGCTGTGCCACCGTCAGTTCCTGCTGCTGTCGACGGCCATCGGCGCCGCCTTTGGCGGCTTCGCCCTGTACATCGGTTCGGCCGCCTACTTCATCATCAACATCCTGCATTTGCCGGAAACGGCCTTCGCCTGGCTGTTCATTCCCCTGATCAGCGGCATGGTGTTCGGTTCGGCCCTGTCGGCGAAAATCGCCCATCGCTACAGCCAGGGCCAGATGATCTGGGCCGGCTTCATCTTGATGCTGATCGCCGCGCTGGCCAACATCGGCTACAACTATGTGTTTGCCGCCGAAGTGCCATGGGCCGTGCTGCCGCTGTTCTTCTACTCGTTCGCCCTGTCGATCGCCATGCCGCCGATGACCTTGATGGCCCTGAACCACTTCCCCAACAACAGCGGCCTGGCGTCGTCGATGCAGTCGTTCATCCAGATGCTGCTGTTCGCGCTGGTGTCTGGCCTGGTGGCGCCGCTACTGTTCGACAGCGCGCTGAACCTGGCGTATGGCGTGATGGCGGGGCTGCTGGTGAGTTTGGTTTGCTGGGTGTTTGCGCAGGGTAAAGCAGAAGCGTAG
- a CDS encoding HEAT repeat domain-containing protein, whose translation MSRGVADVAPARLALLNQGTVASATLTEGLAVDFAQLLAAAVPAIGVARLERMRAQAAAGITRRMALAAQLLLEAGTDLAMLQVHPSDTVRGWACFAIAAQAGLTLPQQLAAMRPLADDGHFGVREWAWLALRPGLAVHLLDAIALLAPWTADPSERVRRFACEALRPRGVWCTHIARLKEEPQLALPLLQALRADPAVYVQDSVANWLNDAAKSQPDWVRSLCAQWLLDSPAAATARICKRAQRSLT comes from the coding sequence ATGAGCCGCGGCGTCGCCGACGTCGCGCCCGCGCGCCTGGCCCTGCTGAACCAGGGAACGGTGGCCAGCGCCACCTTGACGGAAGGGCTGGCCGTCGACTTTGCTCAACTGCTGGCTGCAGCCGTGCCCGCTATCGGTGTGGCCCGCCTGGAGCGGATGCGCGCGCAGGCGGCCGCCGGCATCACCAGACGCATGGCGCTGGCGGCGCAATTGCTGCTGGAGGCCGGCACCGACCTGGCGATGCTGCAAGTGCATCCGTCCGACACGGTGCGGGGCTGGGCCTGCTTTGCCATCGCCGCGCAAGCGGGCTTGACCTTGCCGCAGCAGCTGGCCGCCATGCGGCCGCTGGCCGACGATGGTCACTTCGGCGTGCGCGAATGGGCCTGGCTGGCGCTGCGGCCCGGGCTGGCCGTGCATTTGCTGGATGCCATCGCACTGTTGGCGCCGTGGACGGCGGACCCGTCGGAAAGAGTGCGCCGCTTTGCCTGCGAAGCGCTGCGCCCGCGCGGTGTGTGGTGCACGCATATCGCCCGGCTAAAGGAAGAGCCGCAGCTGGCCTTGCCCCTGCTGCAAGCCTTGCGCGCCGACCCGGCCGTCTACGTGCAGGATTCCGTGGCCAACTGGCTCAACGATGCGGCCAAGAGCCAGCCGGACTGGGTGCGCAGCCTGTGCGCGCAATGGCTGCTGGACAGCCCCGCTGCCGCCACGGCGCGCATCTGCAAGCGGGCGCAGCGCTCGCTTACTTGA
- the bla gene encoding subclass B3 metallo-beta-lactamase, translating to MPLTPPRALVLALLLTSSAAHAQAPATPPTPGCEVCAAWNADQTPFRIFGNTYYVGVKGLSSVLITSPQGHVLIDGGLPESAPKIIANIGALGFRIEDVKLILNSHGHIDHAGGLAELQRRSNALVAASPSAALDLASGEVGPDDPQYHALPKYPPVKDMRLARDGGQFNVGPIQLTAHATPGHTPGGLSWTWQSCDGPRCLNMVYADSLNAVSRPGFKFSASSEYPNAVTDLRHSFETLEKLPCDVLISAHPEASQLWERLEASATAGSEAFVDPQACRAYVAVARILLEARLEQER from the coding sequence ATGCCCCTCACACCACCACGCGCGCTGGTTCTGGCCCTGCTGCTGACCAGCTCCGCCGCCCATGCGCAGGCGCCAGCCACGCCGCCGACGCCTGGCTGCGAAGTCTGCGCCGCCTGGAATGCCGACCAGACGCCGTTCCGCATCTTCGGCAATACTTATTATGTGGGCGTGAAAGGCCTCAGTTCCGTGCTCATCACGTCGCCGCAGGGCCATGTGCTGATCGACGGCGGCTTGCCGGAATCGGCGCCGAAGATCATCGCCAATATCGGCGCGCTGGGTTTTCGCATCGAGGACGTCAAGCTGATCCTCAATTCGCACGGCCATATCGACCACGCGGGCGGCCTGGCCGAGCTGCAGCGGCGCAGCAATGCGCTGGTGGCCGCCAGCCCGTCGGCCGCGCTGGACCTGGCGTCGGGCGAAGTGGGACCGGACGACCCGCAGTACCACGCGCTGCCCAAGTACCCGCCCGTCAAGGACATGCGTCTGGCGCGCGACGGCGGCCAGTTCAATGTCGGCCCGATTCAACTGACGGCGCACGCCACGCCGGGCCACACGCCCGGGGGCCTGAGCTGGACGTGGCAATCGTGCGACGGCCCCCGCTGCCTGAACATGGTCTACGCGGACAGCCTCAACGCCGTCTCGCGCCCCGGCTTCAAGTTCAGCGCCAGCAGCGAGTATCCGAACGCGGTGACGGACCTGCGCCACAGCTTCGAGACCCTGGAAAAGCTGCCTTGCGACGTGCTGATCTCGGCCCACCCGGAAGCGTCGCAGCTGTGGGAACGCCTGGAAGCGAGTGCCACGGCCGGCAGCGAGGCCTTCGTCGACCCGCAGGCCTGTCGCGCCTACGTGGCGGTGGCGCGCATCTTGCTCGAGGCGCGGCTGGAGCAGGAGCGATAG
- the epsC gene encoding serine O-acetyltransferase EpsC — MHSIYPAAPADDTAQWNLGPVIQALRSSREDKHKIRHNGRVRELPSREALTTIVNGLSAALFPTHYGRPNLTDESIDYFVGDTLNTTLNRLSEQVRRGLLFSIPAGDEQNGASDDAALAQQARDITRAFAASLPDIRALLVSDVQAAYAGDPAATSVAEIMLCYPGTIAILYHRLAHQLHALGAPFLARLIADIAHTLTGIDIHPGAHIGASFFIDHGTGVVIGETAIIGQRVRLYQAVTLGAKRFPADASGALIKGTPRHPIVEDDVVIYAGATVLGRITIGAGSTIGGNVWLTQSVPANSNVSQAQMRND; from the coding sequence ATGCACAGTATTTATCCGGCGGCGCCCGCCGACGACACGGCCCAGTGGAACCTGGGACCCGTGATCCAGGCCCTGCGCAGCTCGCGCGAAGACAAGCACAAGATCCGCCATAACGGCAGGGTGCGTGAACTGCCGTCGCGCGAAGCGCTCACCACCATCGTCAACGGCCTGTCGGCGGCCCTGTTCCCCACGCATTACGGGCGTCCGAATCTGACCGATGAAAGCATCGACTATTTTGTCGGCGACACGCTGAACACCACCCTGAACCGGCTCAGCGAGCAGGTGCGGCGCGGCTTGCTATTTTCCATACCCGCTGGCGATGAACAGAACGGCGCCAGCGACGACGCGGCGCTGGCGCAGCAGGCGCGCGACATCACGCGCGCGTTTGCCGCCAGCCTGCCCGACATCCGCGCCCTGCTGGTGTCGGACGTGCAGGCCGCCTATGCGGGCGACCCGGCCGCCACCTCGGTGGCCGAGATCATGCTGTGCTATCCGGGCACCATCGCCATCTTGTACCACCGCCTGGCCCACCAGCTGCACGCGCTCGGTGCGCCGTTCCTGGCACGCCTGATCGCCGACATCGCGCACACCCTGACGGGCATCGACATCCACCCGGGCGCGCACATCGGCGCATCGTTCTTCATCGACCATGGCACGGGCGTGGTGATCGGCGAGACGGCCATCATCGGCCAGCGCGTGCGCCTGTACCAGGCCGTCACCCTGGGCGCCAAGCGCTTTCCCGCCGATGCTTCCGGCGCTCTGATCAAGGGAACGCCGCGCCATCCCATCGTCGAGGACGACGTGGTCATCTACGCGGGCGCGACCGTGCTGGGGCGCATCACCATCGGCGCGGGATCGACTATCGGGGGGAATGTGTGGCTGACGCAGAGCGTGCCAGCGAACAGCAATGTATCGCAGGCGCAGATGCGCAACGATTGA
- a CDS encoding PLP-dependent aminotransferase family protein, which produces MELHILIDGTRDLGGQLYRQLSEAIRSGRLTDGQQLPPSRLLASQLGLSRKTVSDVYEKLGYEKLLVGKVGVGSFVQTPHASPQRRHASAPLASAQRIARWEATPTPLRRASQETPARYAFIGGRATPAHFPQDEWRACMLHALRQGGQARGRYGPAEGLPALRAAIAGHAAFSRGIHCTEEQVLVTSGAQQALHLLALTLLEPGDTVAVEEPGYPVARAVFASQGARVVGVEVDEDGIIVAQIPDGTRLIYVTPAHQFPLGMPMSMARRHALLERAQQLGAIIIEDDYDSAFRYEGRPEDALQSMDRYGIVAHVGSFSKIMLPELRLGYVVLPQAIVAAMQTVKYLSDCHTASLGQHALAKFIGDGHLLRHIRRCHDIYAGRRERLQHWFNGPLAPWFRLVPASAGFHVAALAQAPLDIAELLRRARLADVSLYALAGFYHGPARHEGLFLGYGAIDKLDIDTALARVLAILQEIAPLPLNGVANDSAP; this is translated from the coding sequence ATGGAATTACATATCCTGATCGACGGCACGCGCGACCTGGGCGGCCAGCTGTACCGCCAGCTCAGCGAAGCCATCCGTTCGGGCCGGCTGACGGATGGGCAGCAATTGCCGCCCTCGCGCCTGCTGGCCAGCCAGCTGGGCCTGTCGCGCAAGACGGTGTCCGACGTATATGAAAAGCTCGGCTATGAAAAGCTGCTGGTCGGCAAAGTGGGCGTGGGCAGCTTCGTGCAGACGCCGCATGCCTCGCCGCAGCGCCGCCATGCGAGCGCGCCGCTGGCCAGCGCGCAGCGCATCGCCCGCTGGGAAGCGACACCCACGCCCCTGCGCCGCGCCAGCCAGGAAACGCCGGCACGCTACGCCTTCATCGGCGGACGTGCCACGCCCGCGCATTTCCCGCAGGATGAATGGCGCGCCTGCATGCTGCATGCACTGCGCCAGGGCGGCCAGGCGCGCGGCCGCTATGGCCCCGCGGAAGGCTTGCCCGCCTTGCGCGCGGCGATCGCCGGCCATGCCGCCTTCAGCCGCGGCATCCATTGCACCGAGGAGCAGGTGCTCGTCACCAGCGGCGCGCAGCAAGCCTTGCACCTGCTCGCGCTGACCCTGCTCGAGCCGGGCGACACGGTTGCCGTGGAAGAACCCGGCTACCCCGTGGCGCGCGCCGTGTTCGCCAGCCAGGGCGCGCGCGTGGTGGGCGTCGAAGTGGACGAGGATGGGATCATCGTCGCGCAAATCCCGGACGGCACGCGACTGATCTATGTCACGCCCGCCCATCAATTTCCGCTTGGCATGCCGATGAGCATGGCGCGCCGCCATGCCCTGCTGGAACGGGCGCAGCAGCTGGGCGCCATCATCATCGAGGACGATTACGACAGCGCTTTCCGCTACGAGGGCCGGCCCGAGGATGCGCTGCAAAGCATGGACCGCTACGGTATCGTCGCCCACGTGGGCAGCTTTTCCAAGATCATGCTGCCGGAATTGCGCCTGGGCTATGTCGTGCTGCCGCAAGCCATCGTGGCCGCCATGCAGACGGTGAAATACCTGAGCGATTGCCATACGGCCAGCCTGGGCCAGCATGCGCTGGCCAAGTTCATCGGCGATGGCCATTTGCTGCGCCATATCCGCCGCTGCCACGACATCTATGCGGGGCGGCGCGAACGGCTGCAGCACTGGTTCAACGGCCCCTTGGCCCCATGGTTCCGCCTGGTGCCGGCCAGCGCCGGCTTCCACGTGGCGGCGCTGGCGCAGGCGCCGCTCGATATCGCGGAATTGCTGCGCCGCGCGCGCCTGGCCGACGTCAGCCTGTATGCGCTGGCCGGTTTTTACCACGGTCCAGCCCGCCATGAAGGCCTGTTCCTCGGCTATGGCGCCATCGACAAGCTCGATATCGACACGGCGCTGGCCAGGGTGCTGGCGATCCTGCAAGAGATCGCGCCCCTGCCTCTCAACGGGGTTGCCAACGATAGTGCCCCGTAA
- a CDS encoding META domain-containing protein, with product MFKIARLIPLAAMVAITAGCAQTPVRSDAAAAAPGATSPAQPAPKLAGTQWKLKELKGKKVVRKAPEQREVTLLLAEGRASGHSGCNQMMGGYTSDGVSTLNFGQLAGTMMMCQPQDMDLERELLTTLGEVNGYRYADQELLLLKDGVPVARYEALAVK from the coding sequence ATGTTCAAGATTGCCAGACTGATTCCCCTCGCCGCCATGGTCGCCATCACGGCCGGCTGCGCGCAAACGCCCGTGCGCAGCGACGCAGCCGCTGCCGCGCCCGGCGCCACCTCGCCCGCCCAGCCGGCGCCGAAGCTGGCGGGCACGCAGTGGAAGCTGAAGGAACTGAAGGGCAAGAAAGTCGTGCGCAAGGCGCCCGAGCAGCGCGAAGTGACCCTGCTTCTGGCCGAAGGCCGCGCCAGTGGCCACAGCGGCTGCAACCAGATGATGGGCGGCTACACCAGCGATGGCGTCAGCACCTTGAACTTTGGGCAGCTGGCCGGCACCATGATGATGTGCCAGCCGCAGGACATGGACCTCGAACGCGAGCTCCTGACCACCCTGGGCGAAGTCAATGGCTACCGCTACGCGGACCAGGAATTGCTGCTGCTGAAGGATGGCGTGCCCGTGGCCCGCTATGAAGCGCTGGCGGTGAAGTAA
- a CDS encoding LLM class flavin-dependent oxidoreductase, producing MAKTIRFNAFQMNTVGHQSPGLWAHARDRSHRYTDPAHWTELARLLEAGLFDAVFLADVLGVYDVYRGSLDAALEHGVQVPLNDPLALVPIMAQATTHLGFGVTCALTYEHPYTFARRISTLDHLTGGRIGWNIVTGYLDSAARNLGLNQQLGHDERYDLADEYLEVVYKLWEKSWDDDAVVNDKARGIYADPAKVHPINHAGRHYQVPGIHLCEPSPQRTPLLYQAGTSPRGTRFAARHAEATFVSGPSKTVVKRYADDLRAAVRQSGRDGDALLIYAQALVITGATEEEARAKHADYLRHVNIEAALVLLSGWTGVDFSRYPLDATIDYIDSPAGRSALASFSQADPDRTWTVREAAEYIGLGGRGPVLVGDARQVADQLESWLDETGIDGFNLAFAVAHDSMADVVEHIVPELQRRGRYRTRYEQGSLRHKVFGQGPRLPASHAGRQVSIAPSVPPCATLAAA from the coding sequence ATGGCCAAGACGATACGCTTCAACGCCTTCCAGATGAATACCGTCGGCCACCAGTCGCCGGGGCTGTGGGCGCACGCGCGCGACCGCAGCCACCGCTATACCGATCCTGCACACTGGACGGAACTGGCGCGGCTGCTGGAAGCGGGCCTGTTCGACGCGGTTTTTCTCGCCGACGTGCTGGGCGTGTACGACGTGTACCGGGGCAGCCTCGATGCGGCGCTGGAACACGGCGTGCAGGTGCCGCTGAACGACCCGCTGGCCCTCGTGCCCATCATGGCGCAAGCCACCACGCACCTGGGTTTCGGCGTCACCTGCGCCCTCACCTATGAACATCCGTACACGTTCGCGCGGCGCATTTCCACCCTCGACCACCTGACCGGCGGGCGCATCGGCTGGAATATCGTCACCGGCTACCTCGACAGCGCGGCGCGCAACCTGGGCTTGAACCAGCAGCTGGGCCACGACGAGCGCTACGACCTGGCCGACGAATATCTGGAAGTGGTCTACAAGCTGTGGGAAAAGAGCTGGGACGACGACGCCGTCGTCAACGACAAGGCGCGCGGCATCTACGCCGATCCGGCCAAGGTCCATCCGATCAACCATGCCGGGCGCCACTACCAGGTGCCCGGCATCCATTTGTGCGAGCCGTCGCCGCAGCGCACGCCGCTGCTGTACCAGGCGGGCACCTCGCCGCGCGGCACGCGCTTCGCGGCGCGCCATGCGGAGGCGACCTTCGTCAGTGGCCCCAGCAAGACGGTGGTGAAACGCTACGCCGACGACTTGCGCGCCGCCGTGCGGCAAAGCGGGCGCGATGGCGACGCGCTGCTGATCTACGCGCAGGCGCTGGTCATCACGGGCGCCACGGAAGAGGAAGCGCGCGCCAAGCACGCCGACTACCTGCGCCACGTGAACATCGAGGCGGCGCTGGTGCTGCTGTCCGGCTGGACGGGCGTCGATTTCAGCCGCTATCCGCTCGACGCCACCATCGACTACATCGATTCCCCGGCCGGCCGCTCGGCGCTGGCCTCGTTCAGCCAGGCCGACCCGGATCGCACGTGGACGGTGCGCGAGGCGGCCGAATACATCGGCCTCGGCGGGCGGGGCCCCGTGCTCGTGGGCGACGCGCGCCAGGTGGCCGACCAGCTGGAAAGCTGGCTGGACGAGACGGGCATCGACGGCTTCAATCTCGCCTTCGCCGTGGCCCATGACAGCATGGCCGACGTGGTGGAACACATCGTGCCGGAACTGCAGCGGCGCGGCCGCTACCGCACCCGCTACGAGCAAGGCAGCCTGCGCCACAAGGTCTTCGGCCAGGGCCCGCGCCTGCCCGCCAGTCACGCGGGCCGCCAGGTCAGCATCGCGCCTTCGGTCCCGCCCTGCGCCACGCTGGCCGCCGCCTGA
- a CDS encoding carboxymuconolactone decarboxylase family protein, protein MTQQRLDFTQASPDAVKAMYALEAAIAKLGVEHSLLELIRLRASQINGCAFCVDMHTSDARKAGETERRLYAVSVWRETPFFTPRERAVLAWTEALTLLPQNHASDEDYAALAQQLTSAEMVNVTLAIGSINTWNRLAVGFRKMPE, encoded by the coding sequence ATGACACAGCAACGACTCGATTTCACGCAAGCCTCGCCCGACGCCGTCAAGGCCATGTATGCGCTGGAAGCGGCCATCGCCAAACTGGGCGTGGAACACTCGCTGCTCGAGCTGATCCGCCTGCGCGCCTCGCAAATCAATGGCTGCGCCTTTTGCGTGGACATGCACACGAGTGATGCGCGCAAGGCGGGCGAAACGGAGCGCCGTCTGTATGCCGTCTCCGTCTGGCGCGAAACGCCGTTCTTCACGCCGCGCGAGCGGGCCGTGCTGGCCTGGACGGAGGCGCTGACCCTGCTGCCGCAAAATCATGCGTCCGACGAAGACTATGCGGCGCTGGCGCAGCAATTGACGTCGGCCGAGATGGTCAACGTCACTCTGGCCATCGGCTCCATCAATACCTGGAACCGCCTGGCCGTGGGCTTTCGCAAGATGCCTGAATAA
- a CDS encoding MetQ/NlpA family ABC transporter substrate-binding protein, producing the protein MTIARRSIVLTALTLALTASFAHAKDPKDITIGTSAGPYADQIKLGIKPILEKQGYKVKLVEFNDYIQPNFALAEGSLDANVFQHIVYLKKFALEHKLALTDLITIPTAPIAIYSKKHKTLDDVKEGTTVGLPNDPTNQARALVLLDQLGWIKLRASFDPVRASEKDIAVNTKKIRLLPLEAAQLPRSLGDTDYSFINGNYALASGLKLTEALVAEKISPNYINLVAIRTADKDKQFAKDLAAAYRSREFLDITNKHFAGYSKPDYQQALQTAAK; encoded by the coding sequence ATGACCATCGCCCGCCGCAGCATCGTCCTCACCGCCCTGACCCTGGCCTTGACGGCCAGCTTCGCCCACGCCAAGGACCCGAAAGACATCACCATCGGCACCAGCGCCGGGCCGTATGCGGACCAGATCAAGCTGGGCATCAAGCCTATCCTGGAAAAACAGGGCTACAAGGTCAAGCTGGTCGAGTTCAACGACTACATCCAGCCAAACTTCGCGCTGGCGGAAGGTTCACTCGACGCCAACGTGTTCCAGCACATCGTCTACCTGAAAAAATTCGCGCTCGAGCACAAGCTGGCCCTGACGGACCTGATCACGATCCCCACGGCGCCGATCGCCATCTACAGCAAGAAGCACAAGACGCTGGACGACGTGAAGGAAGGCACGACGGTGGGCTTGCCGAACGATCCGACCAACCAGGCGCGCGCGCTGGTGCTGCTCGACCAGCTGGGATGGATCAAGCTGCGCGCCAGCTTCGACCCCGTGCGCGCGTCGGAAAAAGATATCGCCGTCAACACGAAGAAAATCAGGCTGCTGCCGCTGGAAGCGGCGCAGCTGCCACGCTCGCTGGGCGACACCGACTACTCCTTCATCAACGGCAATTACGCGCTGGCCTCGGGGCTGAAATTGACGGAGGCGCTGGTGGCCGAGAAGATCTCGCCCAACTACATCAACCTGGTGGCCATCCGCACGGCTGACAAGGACAAGCAGTTCGCCAAGGACCTGGCGGCCGCCTACCGCTCGCGCGAATTCCTCGACATCACGAATAAACACTTTGCCGGCTACTCGAAACCAGACTACCAGCAAGCCTTGCAGACGGCGGCCAAATAA
- a CDS encoding MarR family winged helix-turn-helix transcriptional regulator, translating to MKLEQKYTALLGDVQRRALGPDMPASVGRLRLCFEVLGLASAIDGDCATRLGRHGLSEGKFVLLALLRDVPDGLSPHALAERAGVTRGTITGLLDGLERDGFLARHADQVDRRKLLVRLSAKGDAAAATLVDEHAQWIASLFADFTPEEMQLLSALLEKAWRKTEKGEMQGAA from the coding sequence ATAAAACTCGAACAGAAATACACGGCCTTGCTCGGTGACGTGCAGCGCCGCGCGCTTGGCCCCGACATGCCGGCATCCGTCGGACGCCTGCGCCTGTGTTTTGAAGTGCTGGGCCTGGCGTCCGCCATCGATGGCGATTGCGCCACGCGCCTGGGCCGGCATGGCTTGTCGGAAGGCAAGTTCGTGCTGCTGGCCCTGCTGCGCGACGTGCCTGATGGACTCTCGCCGCACGCACTGGCCGAGCGGGCCGGCGTGACGCGCGGCACCATCACGGGCTTGCTCGACGGCCTGGAGCGCGACGGCTTCCTGGCGCGCCACGCGGACCAGGTCGACCGGCGCAAGCTTCTGGTGCGCCTCAGTGCCAAGGGAGACGCGGCGGCCGCCACCCTGGTCGATGAGCACGCGCAATGGATCGCCAGCCTGTTTGCCGATTTCACGCCGGAAGAAATGCAATTATTGAGTGCGCTGCTGGAAAAAGCCTGGCGCAAGACGGAGAAGGGTGAAATGCAGGGTGCTGCATGA